Proteins from a single region of Procambarus clarkii isolate CNS0578487 chromosome 62, FALCON_Pclarkii_2.0, whole genome shotgun sequence:
- the LOC138354272 gene encoding uncharacterized protein isoform X2, which produces MLWKVLATKSCRKILADLHFPECGLESPEVPLSVGRVKQNQVKVIMMHGLAWSEAPLLCKRKSTKVGDCLWSCLGLLDLLFI; this is translated from the exons at gttgtggaaggtcctggcaacaaagagctgcaggaaaatacttgcagatctaca ttttccagaatgtggtttggaaagtccagaagtccctctgtcagttggaagagttaaacagaatcag gtgaaagtgattatgatgcatggactggcttggagtgaggctcctttactctgcaaaaggaaatctacaaaagtgg gtgattgtctctggagttgtcttggccttttggatcttctgttcatctag
- the LOC138354272 gene encoding uncharacterized protein isoform X1, which yields MPPLPAAGTNVPAKWMKPTLKCCGRSWQQRAAGKYLQIYKCGLESPEVPLSVGRVKQNQVKVIMMHGLAWSEAPLLCKRKSTKVGDCLWSCLGLLDLLFI from the exons atgcctcccctaccagcagctggcacaaatgttccagctaagtggatgaagcccacactaaaat gttgtggaaggtcctggcaacaaagagctgcaggaaaatacttgcagatctaca aatgtggtttggaaagtccagaagtccctctgtcagttggaagagttaaacagaatcag gtgaaagtgattatgatgcatggactggcttggagtgaggctcctttactctgcaaaaggaaatctacaaaagtgg gtgattgtctctggagttgtcttggccttttggatcttctgttcatctag